A single Lactuca sativa cultivar Salinas chromosome 8, Lsat_Salinas_v11, whole genome shotgun sequence DNA region contains:
- the LOC111916180 gene encoding sm-like protein LSM8 yields the protein MLGGPGLETVVDQIISVITNDGRNIVGVLKGFDQATNIILDESHERVYSTKEGVQQLVLGLYIIRGDNISVIGELDEELDASLDLTELRAHPLKPIIH from the exons ATGCTGGGTGGGCCCGGACTTGAAACAGTCGTTGATC AAATCATTTCTGTTATCACAAACGATGGACGCAACATAGTG GGAGTTTTGAAAGGGTTCGATCAAGCCACAAACATAATTCTTGATGAATCTCATGAAAGAGTTTATTCCACCAAG GAAGGTGTTCAACAACTCGTATTAGGTCTCTACATCATACGGGGTGATAACAT AAGTGTTATTGGGGAATTGGATGAAGAGCTTGATGCAAGCTTGGATTTAACAGAATTAAGAGCCCATCCTTTGAAGCCTATTATTCATTGA